A region from the Capra hircus breed San Clemente chromosome 9, ASM170441v1, whole genome shotgun sequence genome encodes:
- the TUBE1 gene encoding tubulin epsilon chain isoform X2, whose protein sequence is MEEGVVNEILQGPLRDVFDSKQLITDISGSGNNWAVGHKVFGSLYQEKILEKLRKSAEHCDCLQCFFIIHSMGGGTGSGLGTFLLKVLEDEFPEVYRFVTSIYPSGEDDVITSPYNSILAMKELNEHADCVLPIDNQSLFDIISKIDVMVNSGKLGAAIKPKSLVTSSTGVFKKRQEKPFDAMNNIVANLLLNLTSSARFEGSLNMDLNEISMNLVPFPQLHYLVSSLTPLYTLADVNIPPRRLDQMFSDAFSKDHQLIRADPRHSLYLACALMVRGNVQISDLRRNIERLKPSLQFVSWNQEGWKTSLCSVPPVGHSHSLLALANNTCVKPTFVELKERFIRLYKKKAHLHHYLQIEGMEESCFSEAVSSLSALIQEYNQLDATKSMPVEDLPRLNVAV, encoded by the exons GGCTGTGGGTCACAAAGTGTTTGGCAGTCTTTATCAGGAAAAGATTTTAGAGAAACTCAGAAAGTCAGCAGAGCACTGTGATTGTTTGCAGTGTTTTTTTATAATACATTCCATGGGAGGAG GAACAGGATCTGGACTTGGCACATTTCTTTTAAAGGTGCTCGAGGATGAATTCCCAGAAGTATACAGATTCGTGACTTCGATTTATCCTTCTGGTGAGGATGATGTCATAACCTCACCTTACAATAGCATCTTGGCAATGAAGGAACTTAATGAGCACGCAGACTGTGTTTTGCCCATTGACAACCAA tctttatttgaCATCATTAGCAAAATTGACGTCATGGTGAATTCTGGAAAGTTGGGTGCAGCTATAAAGCCAAAGAGTCTGGTTACTTCAAGTACTGGAGTTTTTAAAAAGCGGCAGGAGAAACCTTTCGATGCAATGAACAACATTGTGGCAAATTTGCTGCTCAATTTAACAAG cTCTGCCAGGTTTGAAGGATCCCTTAATATggacctaaatgaaatcagcaTGAATTTAGTTCCTTTTCCTCAACTGCATTATCTTGTTTCAAGCCTAACACCTCTGTATACACTGGCAGATGTTAACATTCCTCCTCGAAG GCTGGATCAGATGTTTTCAGATGCCTTTAGTAAAGACCACCAGCTAATTCGAGCTGACCCCAGACATAGTCTCTACCTTGCCTGTGCCCTCATGGTTAGAGGAAATGTACAGATTTCTGATCTTCGCAGAAACATTGAAAG ATTAAAACCTTCTCTACAGTTTGTCTCCTGGAATCAAGAAGGCTGGAAGACCAGCTTGTGTTCAGTACCTCCCGTGGGCCATTCCCATTCGTTATTAGCACTGGCAAACAACACGTGCGTGAAGCCTACCTTCGTAGAACTGAAAGAGAGATTCATAAGGCTCTACAAGAAAAAG GCTCATCTTCATCACTATCTACAAATTGAAGGGATGGAGGAAAGCTGTTTCTCAGAAGCCGTGTCATCTTTATCAGCACTTATACAGGAATATAACCAACTGGATGCCACAAAAAGCATGCCTGTGGAAGATTTACCTAGACTAAACGTAGCTGTGTGA
- the WISP3 gene encoding WNT1-inducible-signaling pathway protein 3, giving the protein MRGPLLSTLLLASLWQFCCRAQGAGLSDTAGEGSPGEVAEGHHRKQFCHWPCQCPGRKPSCPPGVSLVRDGCGCCKICARQPGDTCNEADLCDPHKGLYCDYSADRPRYETGVCAHLIAVGCEFNGVHYQNGQAFQPSPLFSCLCVGGAIGCTPLFIPKLANRHCSGAKGGEKTDQSKCGLGSSQKQLSTSYKTMPAYRNLPLIWKRKCLVQATKWTPCSRTCGMGISNRVTNENTNCEMRKEKRLCYIQPCDSDISKIAKIPKGKTCQPTFQPVKAEKFVFSGCSSTQSYRPTFCGICLDKRCCVPNKSKMITIQFDCPNEGSFKWKMLWITSCVCQRNCRDPGDIFSELKIL; this is encoded by the exons TTCTGCTGCAGGGCCCAGGGCGCTGGGCTCTCAGACACAGCAGGCGAAGGAAGTCCTGGAGAGGTGGCAGAAGGGCACCATCGTAAGCAGTTTTGCCACTGGCCCTGTCAGTGCCCTGGTCGGAAGCCCAGCTGCCCTCCTGGAGTGAGCCTGGTGAGAGATGGCTGCGGATGCTGCAAAATCTGTGCCAGGCAGCCAGGGGACACCTGCAACGAAGCTGACCTCTGTGACCCCCACAAAGGGCTGTACTGTGACTACTCAGCAGACAGGCCTAGGTACGAGACCGGAGTGTGTGCAC atCTCATTGCTGTAGGGTGTGAGTTCAACGGGGTGCATTATCAAAATGGCCAGGCGTTTCAGCCCAGTCCCCTGTTCAGCTGCCTGTGTGTCGGCGGGGCCATTGGATGCACACCTCTGTTCATACCAAAGCTGGCCAACAGGCACTGCTCTGGGGCTAAAGGTGGAGAGAAGACTGATCAGTCAAAATGTGGCCTGGGGTCGTCACAGAAACAGCTCTCAACAAGCTACAAAACAATGCCAG CATATAGGAATCTCCCActgatttggaaaagaaaatgtcttGTGCAAGCAACGAAGTGGACCCCTTGCTCCAGAACATGTGGGATGGGAATATCTAACAGAGTGACCAATGAGAACACCAACTgtgaaatgagaaaagagaaaagactgtGTTACATTCAGCCTTGTGACAGTGATATCTCAAAGATAGCAAAG ATTCCCAAAGGAAAAACGTGCCAACCTACTTTCCAACCTGTCAAAGCTGAAaaatttgtcttttctggatgCTCAAGCACTCAGAGTTATAGACCCACTTTCTGTGGAATATGCTTGGATAAGAGATGCTGTGTGCCTAATAAGTCTAAAATGATTACCATTCAATTTGACTGCCCCAATGAAGGGTCATTTAAATGGAAGATGCTGTGGATTACATCTTGTGTGTGTCAGAGAAACTGCAGAGATCCAGGGGATATATTTTCTGAGCTCAAGATTCTATAA